A window of the Chloroflexus sp. Y-396-1 genome harbors these coding sequences:
- a CDS encoding CRISPR-associated protein Csx11 — MSVVNSQLQTLAQHRAEILLAEAIGWLHDYRKCSDEHLKVQAANLTGQQALPRNRLGQQYPTLNNEQIQLLGCFRRVADLLSTWNNDVLGQYLQRCHNTAHFDKQKPVGGEQHYPDMKLSTPFGFEKGIPNNLTSQLWGLPWNNLTSYSSHQLYSIHQTLRKAIGLLFSQTVADTRRPINEVDLWGWGLLVGALYKSALAGALLIGQTSQPPDLRWRLLGVQVNGLEYFLNVSRIPDLLARQELLSQALDQVRELLEVTYPLGSEVYRDENGAIFVVPDLLNLLDIEDNNGTSLKDLILRAFAGNNNSQSSVNGEVVPQLTLEKQAWWGQDPNWPNSSDDEIPEIAAFLGVPASHSVNISEIKSAWNKKYAEVCTVCGLRPQGSDPKAQERKVCDVCEQRRANRSKTWADKQLDRTIWTDEVADINARLALITGTFDLAHWLDGSLLQSLLLIAPHDPQNTNCQSVTPKTPSFSRLRRIWETTRSFWQEVQKELLSQLVDDRRRLRIYLDQPANLAGFHVYDLMLGTTDLSVVWIPPQSNVNGYLLSADNLGTIARRLGAEQAVYNHPATAAIFVEDYINDNFVKQGRAPSLYNPENNGNRANLLNGFQIRQIQYQQNKYATIIPLLAEPRVFMALVPADKALEIIRQIKTKYEREMGKVRNRLPLHLGVVFAPRPTPLRAVLDAGRAMLERQTVAGVWEVLCCARKMVSQGDSLPQRFQPDQAGQFAEWYEVTLQRDDQRLTWHIPALMGDGQTEDLWYPYVFLDDPTEPTTRKRYFKSRNPWKGCDGWLVHAAELQVGDRVWFTPATFDFEFLDTTTRRFEIHYDTNGRRTNRRTRPFYLDDLERFDRLWEVFLRLSTTQRHQVVRTIEATREEWFARDCNGTSVTDPVFKQFVHDTLAGAEWDWKALPQHIRDQFVAAGVRGELADLLELRMEILKEE, encoded by the coding sequence GGAACAATGATGTCTTAGGACAATATCTCCAGCGCTGTCACAATACCGCACATTTTGATAAACAGAAACCCGTTGGTGGCGAACAACACTATCCAGACATGAAACTCAGCACTCCTTTTGGGTTTGAGAAAGGTATACCGAACAATCTGACCAGTCAACTATGGGGATTACCGTGGAATAACTTAACATCATATTCTAGCCACCAATTATATTCTATCCACCAAACTTTGCGAAAGGCTATCGGTCTCCTATTTTCACAGACGGTCGCGGATACACGTCGTCCAATTAATGAAGTGGACTTGTGGGGATGGGGCTTACTCGTGGGTGCGTTGTACAAGTCAGCGCTTGCAGGCGCGTTGCTTATCGGTCAAACATCGCAGCCGCCGGATTTGCGCTGGAGATTGTTAGGAGTGCAGGTGAATGGTCTGGAATACTTTCTGAACGTCTCCAGGATTCCCGATTTGTTAGCGCGTCAGGAACTTCTTTCCCAGGCATTGGATCAAGTGCGTGAGCTACTGGAAGTAACATATCCATTAGGAAGCGAAGTATATCGTGATGAGAATGGAGCTATTTTTGTTGTTCCTGATTTACTTAACCTTTTAGACATAGAAGATAATAACGGTACATCACTCAAAGATCTGATATTAAGGGCTTTTGCCGGGAATAACAACTCACAGTCGTCGGTTAATGGTGAAGTTGTTCCTCAACTCACCCTTGAAAAGCAAGCATGGTGGGGGCAGGATCCCAACTGGCCCAATTCTTCAGATGATGAAATTCCTGAAATCGCTGCTTTTCTTGGCGTTCCGGCGTCTCACTCTGTGAATATCAGCGAAATTAAATCGGCATGGAACAAAAAGTATGCCGAAGTCTGTACTGTCTGCGGTCTGCGTCCGCAGGGATCCGACCCCAAGGCACAGGAGCGTAAGGTTTGTGATGTATGCGAACAGCGGCGTGCCAATCGGTCAAAGACCTGGGCAGATAAGCAACTCGATAGAACTATATGGACCGATGAGGTAGCAGATATAAATGCTCGTCTGGCTTTGATTACGGGCACGTTCGATCTGGCGCATTGGCTTGATGGTAGCCTGTTGCAGTCGCTTCTGTTAATTGCACCCCACGATCCTCAGAATACGAATTGTCAATCAGTCACACCCAAAACTCCGTCGTTTAGTCGTCTTCGCCGTATTTGGGAAACAACACGGTCATTTTGGCAAGAAGTTCAGAAAGAACTTTTAAGCCAGCTTGTCGATGATCGCCGAAGGCTGCGGATTTACCTCGATCAACCGGCAAATCTAGCAGGTTTCCATGTGTACGACCTTATGTTGGGGACGACCGATCTGAGCGTTGTCTGGATTCCGCCTCAGTCAAATGTTAATGGCTATCTTCTAAGTGCTGATAACTTAGGAACAATCGCCCGAAGGCTTGGAGCAGAACAAGCTGTTTATAATCATCCTGCTACTGCGGCAATTTTCGTTGAAGATTATATCAATGACAATTTCGTAAAGCAAGGTAGAGCTCCTTCGTTATATAATCCTGAAAACAATGGTAACAGGGCTAATCTACTTAACGGCTTTCAAATCAGGCAAATTCAATATCAGCAAAATAAATATGCCACAATTATCCCCCTCCTCGCCGAACCACGGGTCTTCATGGCGCTTGTACCGGCGGATAAGGCCCTGGAGATCATCCGCCAAATCAAGACGAAGTACGAACGCGAGATGGGCAAGGTACGGAATCGCCTGCCGCTGCATCTGGGCGTGGTATTTGCGCCACGCCCCACCCCGCTGCGCGCCGTGCTCGACGCCGGGCGGGCGATGCTGGAGCGCCAGACGGTAGCTGGCGTTTGGGAAGTATTGTGCTGTGCGCGGAAAATGGTCAGTCAAGGCGATTCGCTGCCCCAGCGCTTCCAGCCTGACCAGGCGGGTCAATTCGCTGAGTGGTACGAAGTAACCTTGCAGCGGGATGACCAGCGCCTGACCTGGCATATTCCAGCTTTAATGGGCGACGGTCAGACCGAAGACCTCTGGTACCCTTACGTCTTTCTAGATGATCCAACTGAACCGACGACGCGCAAACGGTATTTCAAGAGTCGCAATCCGTGGAAGGGTTGCGATGGCTGGCTGGTTCACGCCGCTGAGTTGCAGGTCGGTGATCGGGTATGGTTCACACCCGCGACGTTCGACTTCGAGTTCCTTGATACAACCACTCGCCGCTTCGAGATCCACTATGATACCAATGGACGGCGGACGAACCGACGCACCCGACCGTTTTACCTCGACGATCTGGAGCGGTTCGATAGGCTCTGGGAAGTGTTCCTGCGTCTGAGCACCACTCAGCGCCATCAAGTGGTGCGCACGATTGAGGCGACTCGTGAGGAATGGTTTGCACGGGATTGTAATGGCACCTCGGTCACCGATCCGGTGTTCAAGCAATTTGTGCATGACACGCTGGCTGGCGCCGAATGGGATTGGAAGGCGTTGCCGCAGCACATCCGTGATCAGTTTGTCGCTGCTGGTGTGCGTGGTGAACTGGCCGATCTGCTCGAACTGCGCATGGAGATTCTCAAGGAGGAATGA
- a CDS encoding STAS domain-containing protein, producing MSDIIRREEFGDVVILHILTTSVDAISAAAIAAECREMRPITVLDFSEVSFINSAGISALLKFVVSARKAGYQLFAMNVTPHHQKIFKMVEMSRYMPTIEERDLAAYR from the coding sequence ATGAGCGACATTATTCGACGTGAAGAATTTGGCGACGTAGTTATCCTCCACATTCTGACAACCAGCGTTGATGCCATCTCTGCTGCCGCTATTGCAGCGGAATGTCGCGAGATGCGACCGATTACCGTGCTCGATTTTAGTGAGGTTTCGTTTATCAATTCGGCAGGTATTTCGGCGCTCCTCAAGTTTGTGGTGAGTGCCCGTAAGGCCGGTTATCAGCTTTTTGCCATGAATGTAACTCCTCACCATCAAAAGATTTTTAAGATGGTGGAAATGTCACGCTATATGCCGACCATCGAAGAGCGTGACCTGGCGGCGTATCGTTAA
- a CDS encoding HD domain-containing phosphohydrolase translates to MADYVNASSPRPRILIVDDEINIREFCRLLLRRDYDVAVTDHGLSAIEILREQSFDLVLTDLQMPHIDGIELVKHLRTYYLHTDAIVMTAHATVETAREALKLGALDYIAKPIDAEQLQKTIRTAIELQRVRREKERLSDLVLMYQFSQAIATSLDIAEQTARLIEFIGRRFTPSHIGLSLIDSDGETLVALTGPDPGLRLTLAETSEEALRVAHRQLIDRPSVSPDHWIEVILRSRDRAIGLLDLALRNEQPPFDATDRHLIEVFASQIASALDNARLYRALKDQYEQMIAALAGAIEARDAYTYGHSRQVTRYAVRLAQELGLSADEIERIHYAGLLHDIGKIGIPDDVLLKPGPLSVQEAAQMRAHPEIGIRILEQIRGLRDILPIIATHHERIDGTGYPYGLRGDDIPLGARILAVADAFEALTADRAYRPALSPEQALQILQEGRGTHWDAQVVDVFVRLMQRERLWEQAPRLRQPARSQILVELS, encoded by the coding sequence ATGGCGGATTACGTAAATGCTTCATCACCCCGCCCCCGAATCCTTATTGTGGACGACGAAATAAATATCCGTGAGTTTTGTCGTCTGCTCCTCCGTCGTGATTACGATGTAGCCGTTACCGACCATGGTCTTTCGGCTATTGAGATACTGCGCGAACAATCGTTTGATCTGGTGCTAACTGATCTACAAATGCCTCATATTGATGGCATTGAGTTGGTGAAGCATCTACGTACCTACTACCTACACACTGATGCGATCGTAATGACTGCGCATGCGACGGTGGAAACCGCCCGTGAAGCACTAAAGCTCGGTGCCCTGGATTACATTGCTAAACCGATAGATGCCGAGCAGTTGCAGAAAACAATTCGCACTGCAATCGAGTTGCAGCGTGTCCGACGCGAAAAAGAACGCCTTTCGGATTTAGTCTTGATGTATCAATTCAGTCAGGCGATTGCAACGTCGCTCGACATTGCAGAACAGACTGCTCGTTTGATCGAGTTTATCGGTCGTCGTTTTACCCCGAGCCATATTGGTTTATCACTCATCGATTCTGATGGTGAGACACTGGTTGCGCTTACCGGGCCTGATCCTGGGCTGCGGCTCACGCTAGCAGAAACGAGTGAAGAGGCACTGCGCGTAGCCCATCGTCAATTAATAGATCGCCCCTCAGTCTCTCCTGATCACTGGATCGAAGTGATATTGAGGAGTCGTGATCGGGCGATTGGTCTGCTCGATCTCGCGCTTAGAAATGAGCAACCACCGTTCGATGCCACTGACCGCCATTTAATTGAAGTTTTTGCCTCACAGATCGCCTCTGCGCTCGACAACGCTCGTCTGTATCGCGCCCTTAAAGACCAATACGAGCAGATGATTGCCGCACTCGCCGGTGCTATCGAGGCTCGTGATGCGTATACCTACGGTCATTCTCGCCAGGTGACGCGCTACGCAGTACGGTTGGCCCAAGAGTTGGGGTTGAGCGCCGACGAGATTGAACGTATTCATTATGCAGGTTTGTTGCACGACATCGGCAAGATAGGTATACCCGATGATGTGCTGCTCAAACCAGGGCCACTCTCAGTACAAGAGGCTGCTCAAATGCGGGCCCATCCAGAGATCGGAATTCGCATCCTTGAGCAGATCCGCGGTTTACGCGACATTCTACCAATTATTGCCACGCACCATGAGCGTATTGATGGCACTGGTTATCCGTATGGCTTGCGCGGCGACGATATTCCACTCGGCGCCCGTATTCTTGCCGTAGCCGATGCCTTTGAAGCACTGACCGCTGATCGGGCGTACCGTCCGGCATTGTCGCCCGAACAGGCCCTGCAAATTCTTCAAGAAGGTCGCGGTACTCACTGGGATGCCCAGGTGGTTGATGTGTTTGTTCGCTTAATGCAACGCGAACGTTTATGGGAGCAGGCACCACGATTACGACAGCCTGCCCGCTCACAGATACTGGTTGAGTTGAGTTAA
- a CDS encoding L-lactate dehydrogenase, with product MSLRKRTGKVGVVGTGMVGTSFAYALMQRSLANELVLIDIDHARAEGEAMDLNHGLPFVRPMRIYAGSYDDLSGADLIVIAAGANQRPGETRLDLLSRNAAIFRDIVPRILAVNDDGVIVVATNPVDILTTIGAQLAGPTAHRVIGSGTILDTARFRYLLGQHYGVDPRSVHAYIVGEHGDSELALWSLANIAGVRLVDFVGANGQGYDQAALDAILEQTRNAAYEIIKRKRATYYAIGLGLLAIAEAVLRDQHTVMTISSLMTGQYGVSGIAISLPTIVGRDGAEEVLNLPLSEQEVALFQRSANILKENLAHVQ from the coding sequence ATGAGTTTACGGAAACGCACCGGCAAAGTTGGCGTGGTAGGAACCGGTATGGTCGGTACCTCCTTTGCGTATGCGCTCATGCAGCGTAGTCTGGCCAACGAACTGGTGCTGATTGATATAGATCATGCCCGCGCTGAAGGTGAAGCCATGGATCTTAATCACGGCTTACCCTTCGTGCGGCCAATGCGAATTTACGCCGGTAGTTACGACGATCTCAGCGGGGCTGATCTCATCGTGATTGCTGCCGGTGCTAATCAACGACCTGGTGAAACCCGTCTTGATCTGCTGAGCCGCAACGCAGCTATCTTCCGTGACATCGTACCCCGCATTCTGGCAGTTAACGATGATGGAGTCATCGTTGTCGCTACCAATCCGGTTGATATTCTAACAACCATCGGTGCGCAACTGGCCGGCCCGACCGCCCATCGCGTGATCGGTTCAGGAACCATCCTCGATACCGCTCGGTTCCGCTATCTCCTTGGTCAGCACTACGGCGTCGATCCACGTTCCGTTCATGCCTACATCGTCGGTGAACACGGTGATAGCGAGCTGGCACTCTGGAGTCTGGCGAACATTGCCGGTGTCAGGCTGGTTGATTTTGTCGGTGCGAATGGACAGGGTTATGATCAGGCTGCGCTTGATGCCATTCTTGAACAGACGCGCAATGCCGCTTACGAGATTATCAAGCGTAAACGGGCTACCTATTACGCGATCGGATTAGGCTTGCTGGCAATTGCTGAGGCTGTTCTGCGCGATCAACACACCGTCATGACCATCAGTAGTCTGATGACCGGTCAGTATGGAGTGAGTGGGATTGCTATCAGCCTACCCACTATTGTTGGCCGCGATGGGGCTGAAGAGGTGCTGAACTTGCCCTTGTCTGAACAGGAAGTGGCCCTTTTTCAGCGTTCGGCAAACATCCTAAAAGAGAACCTGGCTCACGTTCAGTAG
- a CDS encoding ATP-binding protein, producing MQRVELRIPSIPIFERVVRASAAEVGSAAGFSPEQVEDLKLAVSEAVNNAIDHGNRGDTAKLVEVTFDIDGEKIEIRISDQGEGIERINVARRVIDDETLEAGYLRGFGMYLISALVDDYEIESSQQGTVLTLRLYRKERQQ from the coding sequence ATGCAACGAGTAGAGCTGCGAATTCCTTCAATTCCGATCTTCGAGCGAGTAGTGCGGGCCAGTGCTGCTGAAGTGGGAAGTGCGGCTGGCTTCAGCCCTGAACAAGTCGAAGACCTTAAGTTGGCCGTGAGTGAAGCAGTCAATAATGCTATTGACCACGGTAATCGCGGTGATACCGCCAAGTTGGTCGAAGTAACGTTTGACATCGACGGTGAAAAGATCGAAATTCGGATTAGCGACCAGGGTGAGGGTATTGAGCGAATCAATGTCGCCCGGCGTGTCATTGATGATGAAACGCTTGAGGCTGGCTATCTTCGTGGCTTTGGGATGTATCTGATCAGTGCGCTGGTTGATGATTACGAAATCGAATCATCCCAGCAAGGAACGGTGCTTACCCTTCGTCTGTATCGGAAGGAACGTCAACAATGA
- the cmr4 gene encoding type III-B CRISPR module RAMP protein Cmr4: MAIYKRRRYLFMTLDPVHIGTGGYRLGRVDNSIVREPGTRVPKIPGTSLHGAARSYAAQLYGTPEAAGQTHDEIENPDKNPVCYTFGYIKKSNNGQDVKAYSGVVNVFDAHIVLFPVHSLVGPVWVGTVERLREAGFEVSDVPREWAKDKVLLTFERTDPLNLGWLMLNSGGQVTVNAPTNCQIDRWNAIKNKIALVHESIFSHIVNSNLEVRTSVSINPETGAAEDKALFTYEAIPRATFLTAEVVLDDYRAKFEPVPPNKNSLPSNAGWQSPLDVLDAGLRLIEWLGVGGMGTRGFGRIAIVGQPQEEDYGQQANAAQSPCGEGATTP; this comes from the coding sequence ATGGCAATCTACAAGCGACGACGTTATCTCTTCATGACACTTGATCCGGTGCATATCGGTACCGGCGGCTACCGTCTGGGGCGCGTGGACAACAGCATCGTGCGCGAGCCGGGCACACGGGTGCCGAAAATCCCTGGCACAAGTCTCCACGGCGCAGCCCGTTCTTACGCTGCCCAACTGTATGGAACGCCCGAAGCTGCCGGTCAAACGCACGACGAAATAGAAAATCCCGATAAGAATCCAGTGTGTTATACCTTTGGCTACATCAAGAAAAGCAATAACGGACAAGACGTCAAAGCCTACTCCGGCGTGGTCAACGTCTTCGACGCGCACATTGTGCTCTTCCCAGTACATTCACTGGTAGGACCGGTATGGGTCGGCACGGTCGAGCGGTTGCGTGAGGCGGGTTTTGAGGTGAGCGACGTGCCCAGAGAATGGGCGAAGGATAAAGTGCTGTTGACGTTTGAGCGCACAGACCCGCTTAATCTGGGATGGTTGATGCTCAACAGTGGCGGGCAGGTCACCGTGAATGCGCCGACTAACTGTCAGATCGATCGCTGGAACGCGATTAAGAACAAGATCGCATTGGTACATGAGTCCATCTTCAGCCATATCGTCAACAGCAACCTCGAAGTGCGCACCTCGGTGAGTATCAACCCCGAAACCGGCGCTGCCGAGGATAAGGCGCTCTTCACCTATGAAGCCATCCCCCGCGCCACGTTTCTAACCGCTGAAGTGGTGCTGGATGACTATCGAGCGAAATTCGAACCAGTTCCGCCAAATAAAAACTCTCTACCCAGTAATGCCGGCTGGCAATCGCCCCTCGACGTACTCGATGCCGGTCTGCGCTTGATCGAGTGGCTGGGCGTTGGCGGTATGGGCACACGCGGCTTTGGTCGGATCGCCATTGTCGGTCAACCGCAGGAAGAGGATTATGGTCAGCAGGCCAATGCTGCGCAGTCACCATGTGGTGAAGGAGCGACAACACCGTAA
- a CDS encoding response regulator translates to MPPTIMVVEDDSATRRLYRFLLHNSGYNVIEAEDGVDALEKLAVHDCDVIITDMNMARMGGIELVRTLRQNQSQVYVIMVTAFGTPDTERNAFRAGVNEYLTKPFDFDELERRLANYFARRSQSGS, encoded by the coding sequence GTGCCACCCACAATAATGGTTGTCGAAGATGATTCTGCAACGCGCCGTCTCTACCGATTTCTCCTACACAATAGTGGCTACAACGTTATCGAAGCTGAAGATGGCGTTGATGCACTGGAAAAGCTGGCAGTACACGATTGCGATGTCATCATTACCGACATGAATATGGCTCGCATGGGTGGAATTGAATTAGTGCGCACGCTTCGCCAAAATCAATCTCAAGTATATGTCATTATGGTCACTGCCTTTGGGACTCCTGATACTGAACGAAACGCATTTCGGGCTGGTGTTAATGAATATTTAACCAAGCCATTTGACTTCGATGAGCTTGAACGACGATTAGCAAACTATTTTGCCCGCCGTTCCCAGAGTGGATCGTAA